AAGCACTAAAGACCAACACCACAAACCACTTTAACATCATCTTATCTCTTTAAATTTTGATGCGCTTAGTATACCTTGCCACCAGCGGCATCCCAACCCTAGTGCACGAATTACATGGATATTCTTTACGCAGAAAGCAAGCATCATCGACTTGATTTTTATTCCCTTGTCACCAAATTAACAAAATGAATTCATATAAGGGTTGTCATACTGCGTAATGAAAAAAGCCATACTGCCACTTGGGATTGCTCTAAGCTTTGCAATCGGACTTCATCTCCTTGTATTAGAGCTCTCTCAACCTCAATTATGGTTACCCTCTAACACACCACCCAAAACCACTGAGCTCTTTCTTTTAAAGTCAGCAAGCCAGTCTTCCTTAAACAACAAAGCCGCAAACTCTTTGCAACACGACTCTCCATCGACGCCATTACCAGACACACAACAAGGCACAGATCAAAACCTTTCAGAATCAACTGACATGGACCTAAGCCGAAAACCGAATCTCCTAAAACTGGATAATATGGCTTCAACCTCTAAGGAAGATACCATTTTGATGCCCGAAGTGTTTTCCAATAAATTACGAGAGCAAATTGAGCAGGCCAAAAAAGATCAACAGGCCTATTTGAAAGGACAATTAAAAGAGACCGAATACCAAATTACCGAAGACGCTGACGGCACAAAATACGTCAATATTGAAGGCGTTTGTTGGCGTATTCCAGAACCCGGTAGTGAACAAGCTTGGGCGATAGTATTAGCAGGCTGCAATGGTCAAACTGACACCTTTCATTTCGAATTCAACATAGACCCTCGCACCTTCTTAGGCTCTGATGCCATTTTCCCCATCAATGAATAACATGAAAAAAGCGACTATAGTGTGTAGTCGCTTTTTGGGTATAACTTAGATGGTTTGAAATCTTAGCGAGCTGCTAACTCACTTTTGGCGCGCTCAACCGCTTTCAATACTTGCGCGGGCGCTGTACCACCAACGTGGTCACGAGCAGCAACAGAACCTTCAAGAGTCAATACTTCAAACACATCTTGTTGAATCATGTCGCCAAAGGATTGCAATTCTTCTAACGTCATTTCCGACAAATCCTTGCCTTCTTGAACACCATAACCTACTGCTTTACCAACGATTTCATGGGCATCACGGAAGGCGACACCTTGACGCACTAGATAGTCAGCTAAGTCTGTCGCCGTCGAGAAACCACGACGCGCGGCTTCATACATGTGTTCTTTGCGAGATTCTATCGCCGGAATCATATCGGCAAAGGAACGCAGAGATCCTTTTAAGGTATCTACAGTATCAAATAAAGGCTCTTTGTCTTCTTGATTATCTTTATTGTAGGCCAAGCACTGTGACTTCATAAGAGTCAACAGCCCCATCAAATGACCATACACTCGACCTGTTTTGCCGCGCACCAATTCAGGCACATCCGGATTTTTCTTCTGCGGCATAATAGAAGAGCCAGTGCAAAAACGATCAGGCAAGAAGATGAAGTTAAACTGTGCAGACGCCCACATAACCAACTCTTCCGCCCAACGGGACAAATGCATCATGATGATGGACGCTGTTGAGGTAAATTCAATAGCAAAATCACGATCACTAACGGAGTCAAGAGAGTTGTAAGTTGGACGCTCAAAGCCCAACAAATCCGCCGTCATATTCCGGTCAATTGGATAAGTGGTTCCTGCTAACGCCGCCGCACCGAGCGGCAAAATATTAATGCGTTTACGACAATCTATCAGACGCTCATAATCACGCTGCATCATTTCATACCAAGCCATCAAGTGATGCCCAAAGGTTACCGGCTGAGCGGTTTGCAAATGTGTAAAACCGGGCATGATGGTAGCGGCTTCTTTTTCCGCTAAACTCAAGATACCTTGTTGCAAACGTGTGATTTCTTCTAATAAAAAGTCCACTTCATCACGCATATACAAACGAATATCGGTCGCCACTTGATCGTTTCGAGAACGCCCCGTATGCAACTTTTTCCCAGTGATGCCAATTTTTTGTGTTAGGCGCGCTTCGATGTTCATGTGCACATCTTCTAGCTCAATCGACCATTGGAATTCACCACGTTCAATTTCACCTTCGATTTCCGTCAAGCCTTGAATAATCTGATCACGTTCTTCTTCTGTTAAAACCCCAACACTGGCCAGCATTTTACCATGAGCAATCGAGCCTTGGATGTCCTGCTTTGCCATGCGTTGATCAAATTCAACAGAAGCCGTAAAACGGGCAACAAAAGCATCAACAGGCTCAGAAAAACGACCACCCCATTGCTGGTTTGTGGTTTTATTAGCATCAGTCATTCAATTCATTCCTACACTCGGTTCAATTTGCTGCAAAGAGTACCTCAAGCGCCCCCACTTATAAAGCCTGAAAGATGACGAAGGCACCTCGAACGAGTATCATGGCGATTAAATTTTCCCGGTCTAAATTGACCGACAAGGCATTAGGAGACACAGTGAAAGAGAAACTTGTGATCGCTACCCGCGAAAGTCAACTCGCCCTTTGGCAAGCCAACAATGTAAAAGCCAAACTTGAGAGCCTATACCCTGAATTAACGGTGGAATTATTAGGCATGACAACCAAAGGTGATCAGATTCTCGATTCTCCCCTGTCCAAAATCGGTGGCAAAGGTTTATTTGTCAAAGAATTGGAAACGGCGTTACTCGATGGCCGTGCTGACATCGCCGTGCATTCCATGAAAGATGTACCTATGGCCTTTCCAGAAGGTCTTGACTTAGCCGTTATTTGTGAACGTGAAGAACCGACCGATGCCTTTGTCTCGAATCAGTATCAACAGCTTGATGAATTACCCGCAGGTGCCATTGTAGGAACTTCCAGTTTACGACGTTCTTGTCAGCTAAAAATGCAGCGACCAGATCTGCTCATTAAAGACTTACGCGGTAACGTGAATACTCGCCTTAGAAAATTAGACGAAGGGGAGTACGATGCTATCATTCTAGCGACCGCTGGCTTAATACGTCTTGACATGCCTCATCGCATCGCGCAAAAAATACCTACTGAGGTGAGTTTGCCAGCAGGCGGCCAAGGAGCAATGGGCATTGAGTGTCGCAATGATGATCAGGCTACGATCAAGATGCTAATGCCATTACAACATGAAGAAACCGCCCTAAGAGTAACCGCCGAGCGCGCCTTGAATAAGCGCTTAAATGGAGGCTGCCAAGCCCCCATTGCTTGCTTTGCCGTATTAGAAGGAATGGAATTATGGTTACGCGGATTGGTAGGTAGTCCAGATGGCAAACACATGATTCAAAGCGAAATTCGCGGCCCCAAAAAAGAGGCTAAACAACTGGGTATTACACTTGCTGAAACCCTATTAGAAAAAGGGGCTGACAAGATATTAGCAGACATCTACCACTAGCCTGAACGGATTAAAAAAACTTATCATGTCTCAATGCCATATTCTTATCACCAGACCACAACCTGAGAATCAACTCAGTTGCGAGCGTGTTAAACAGCAAGGTTGGCAAGCTGTACCCTTACCCATGCTGAACATTGAAGCCATTAAGGATCCAGCGCAAGTAGCTCTTATTCGTTCACAGATATTTAACATAGACGAATACAAGTATGTGATTTTTGTCAGCAAGAATGCCGCACGCCTCGCCTGCGAATGGCTTGATGAATGCTGGCCCATGTTGCCAATAGGAATAAACTGGATTGGCATTGGGCAAGGCACAACACAAAGTCTTTTGGCAGGAGGCGTGCCTGCCATAGCCAACCCGGGACACACTAGCGAAGCATTATTAGACTGGCTTAAGCCAGTAAAAATGCGCAACGAAAAAGTACTTATTATCCGCGGCTTGGGTGGGCGTCCTGAACTCGGCCAACAACTGCAAGACAGAGGCGCAAAAGTCAGTTATCTTTCTCTTTACGAAAGAAGGAAGCCGACGTATTACGCTCAAACTTTCTTTATGTTGCCCGATATAGATTTAATATGGGTCACCAGTGGTGAAAGCTTAACGCACCTGACCGACTATGCTAATGCACATAAACCAGAATGGAAGTCGTTGCCAATCTTGACGCCCAGTGCCAGAGTCAACCAAATCGCACAAGAACTCGGTTGGAATAAGGCAACTAATGCCAATGGCGCAGACGACAACAGCCTAATAAAAGCGACAGAAATTCAAACAGGAAAATAGAATGACTGACAAAAAAATTGAATCCACTGAATTGGATACAACTGAAAACACCGCCTCTACAACAGTGAATGAGGACAACAAAACAGACAGCGCTTCTATTTCTTCTACCGCAACGAATGATCAGGATGCTTCAATCAATACAAACACAGCAGGACAGGCCAATAACGCCTCTAAGATAGGATCCTCTATTGCGGTTTATCTTTCGCTGACAATTTCTGTCGCGGCGTTGGCAGCCAGTGCTTGGCTTTATTATCAAAGCCAAATAAGTACAGTTAAGCAAGAGCTGACTCAACTCAGTCAACAACAATCTGAGCTGGCCACTCAAGTTGACTCAGCGCAAAACACCAAAACTCAATTTGAACAGCTAGCCAGACAAGTCATCGAATCACAAAAATCCGCACAGAAAAATACACAGCAGCTCGCCCAACAACAGAATGCCCAAAACGACAAAATTCAGTCTTTGGAAGCCAAATTACAGCGCCTAAATAACACTACCAAAGAAGATTGGAAATTAGCCGAAAGTGAATATTTAATCCGCTTAGCCAACCAGCGCTTGTTATTAGAAGCAGACAGTAAAGGGGCGATTGCTCTTCTCACCAATGCCGACGATATTCTCAGGGAATTACAAGACCCAATCGTCTTCGAAACACGCAAAGCACTAGCCAAAGACATTCAGACACTGAATGCCATCAGTCAATTTGACCTAGAAGGCCGCTACTTACAATTAAGCGCCTTGTACGACAGCGTAACAGACTTACCTCAGAGAGAAGCTTCAAAAGAATGGCAAGCCACTCAGCAACAAGATGAAGTCACCAAAACCAATAACAGCAACCCATTTACTTCTGGCATAAAAAGTTTTTGGCAATCTTTACGCTCTTTAGTAGTAATCAATTACGATAACAAGCCAATTAAGGCATTATTACCTCCTACCGAATATCAAAAACTTATTTCCGGCTTACAGCTGCAACTGGACGTAGCACAAGTTTCCCTTCTAAAAGGTGAATCGGTTATTTATCACCAAGCTCTTTCACGTGTCGCCCAGGCCGTCACTGAGCATTTTGACACTCAAGCCAATAAGGTAGTGACGTTTCTTGCCAGCCTTACTGAATTACAACAATTGGAGCCCTCACCCAAGCTGCCTCTTCCACGCGCTTCTTTAGTGGAAATCAAATCACTAATGAAAGCTTGGAACCAAGAACAAAGCGAGCTTAAGCTTGTTGAAACCGATAACAAGGTCGATGAATCTGTCAGCAAAACTAACCAAGCAAGCTCTCAACAAACAACGTCAGAAGGAGTGACACAATGAGAAAACTGCTCTTCTTGTTGGTCATCATGATGGCCGTAGGCGGCGTGCTGGGGTTACTAATGCGCCAAGACACGGGTTACGTTTTAATTGCTTTCAATGGCGTTACCTTAGAAACCAGCATTTGGGTTTTGTTCGCGGCTATGATTGTCAGCTTATTCGTACTCAGCTGGATCAAGCGCATACTATTTATTACCCTACGACCAAGTAATTCCCTTGCAAAAATCACAGGTAATTTGGCTTTAAAAAGAGCATCACGAAATACCATTCGTGGCTTGTTAGAACTGGTCGGAGGCAATTGGAATCGAGCAGAAAAGTTGCTTACCAACAGCGCTGACAAAGTCCCTTACCCTTTAATCAACTATATTGGTGCGGCCTACGCTGCCAGTGAACAAGATGAACATGAACGTTCAAAATCCTTGTTACGTTCCGCACACCAATCCACCCCAGAAGCAGAATTTGCGATCGGCTTTGCCCAGAGCCAACTGCAACTAAAGCAAGAACATTATGAAGGTGCACTGGCCTCTCTATTACGTTTACATAAACTCAAGCCCAAACACAAACAAGTACTGAAAATGTTGGTTTCCGTGTACACCAAATTGAAAGATTGGGACGCTCTGTTGGCGCTAACGCCGACTCTGAAAAAAGACGGCATTTTCGATGAAGACAATATGCTCGAACTAGAAAGTAACGCGTTTCTCGCCCTATTAGATAAAATTAAATTCCGCAATAAATTAGGGCAAAGTGGCAAGGAACTGGTCTCCGAGGTGGAAACCTTATGGAACAAATTAGATACCTTGTCGCAAGATGATCGAATGCGTCAGCTATATGCTCAAACCTTGTTGCATTTTGGTGACGACAATAAGGCAGAACACTTCATTCGCAACAGCTTAAACCATCGTTGGTCTGATGATCTTATTTACGAATACGGCAACCTGAAACAAGGCAATATGAAAAAGCTCCTAGCCAATTGCGAAGTTTGGTTAAAGCGCGAGCCAGCGAGTGCCAATTTGTACCTTGTAGCTGGACGTTTGAGTCAAACCATGATGTTGTGGGGCAAAGCAAAAGACTATTATGAGCAAGCCCTGGCGCTTGATGGCCAAAGTGAAGCCCTGGCAGAATTGAGTAGATTATTGGAAGCCATGGGAGACATTAAAGCTAGCCAAAACCTGATGATGATCAATCTTAATCAAGCCAGTAACCAGTTAAAACCCCTACCTTTGCCCAACCATCACTGATGGCACCATGAATAACACAAGGCCAGCTTATAAGCTGGCCTTGTGTTATATTCACTATTTAAATCGAATCACCAGTTCATGCATGTCTTCTGCTACCTTCTGCAACAACCGAATACTATCGCTTGAACGCTGTGAGTTTTCGGCACTCTCTTCTGCCAAATCAGAGATCCTCACCACCTGACGATTAACATCTTCCGACACTTGTGATTGCTGCTCAACCGCCGCTGACATCTGAATAGACATGTCGGTAATGTTGGAAACGGAGGCAACAATTTCTTCAAACGCTTGCGCCATTTGCACTATTTTCTGCAACCCATGCTCAGCATCCTGCTTACCTTGTCCTGCTATGCTCACTGAGCTTGCTGCTCCAGCACGCAAGGTTTCAATGATTTTGTGGATATCCTGAGTAGAACCTTGAGTGCGCATGGCTAACTGACGAACTTCATCGGCAACCACAGCAAAACCTCGTCCATGTTCACCAGCACGTGCTGCCTCAATAGCCGCATTAAGCGCCAGTAAATTGGTCTGCTCAGCAATTTGGTCAATGACTTGTGCTACTTCAGCGATTTTCTCAGAATGATTTGCCAGATCTTGTACCGTCGCACTAATGTTATTTACAGTATCGCTTAGATCCTCAATGGAGGTTTGTACCTGAGTGATCTGCACCTGACCGGATTGTGCAGCCTGTAAAGATGACTTTGCACTTTCTGCCGTCGCTTGTACATTCAAAGAAACATCGCCTATGGTCGACGTCATTTGCTGCATCGCCGCCGCCACATCTTGGGTTTCATGTTGCTGACTGACCATGCCTTTCGTTGTTTCTTGCGTTAAAGCTAGCCCCACTCGCGACTGCTCCGAGACTTTCAGAGATTCATCTTCAAAACGTGTCAATACTGCATCGATTCTTGACATCATACTTTTCGCCCCGACTTCCAATTGAGCTATAGACATTGCCTCATCGGAATAGGTAACCGCCGCCAATGGATGCATAAAAGCTGACGACAAACGTTTCTTTAGCTGGATTTTCAAGTCTCGCTGGTGCTTCCAGAAAAGTGCATTACCGACCAAACTTGCCAATAATAAGAGCGATAATCCCAAATAGGTATTTTGTGAAGCCGCTAAGGCTGCGCAAACAACAATGATTAGAGGCAAAATAAATTGCCAATTCAGCAATGGATGAGCAAAGGCTCGCTTACCCTCGCGAATACTTTTATAGCGTTTTTCAGCACGTACCACGTCTTCACGTTTAGGCGAAGTACGGACAGATTCATATCCTATGACTTTACCGTTCTCAGTGACAGGCGTGACATAGGCATCCACCCAGTAAAAATCCCCATTTTTACAGCGATTCTTCACCAGCCCCATCCAAGCTTTACCTTGCTTTAAGGTATCCCACATAACTTGGAAAGCCTCAACTGGCATGTCAGGGTGTCGAACAATATTGTGTGGACTACCAATAAGCTCTTCTTTGCTAAAGCCACTTATTTTAATAAATGCATCATTGCAATGAAGAATTTTGCCTTTCAGATCGGTAGTAGAAACCAGCTTTTCATTAACCTCAAAGCGTCTCTCTTGATCTGTCACCGGTGTGTTGTTGCGCATTGTCTTATCCTTAACGAGTTTTTATTATCTCCTTCACCCTAAGTAGAACTTAAGGAACTTCGAGGATAGCAATTCATAAACTACGAATTAAGAATTAACTTAGTAAACTTTTATGTAACCAGCGAGTAATGACCGGCAGAAGATATGTAGGAATTTGTAATGCGCCCGCCAGCGGTAAAAAAGCAGGCCCTAATAAAACACCCGCTACACTGTAAGTCAGCAGCACATTACGATTTCCAGAAGTGATGGCGGCACTGAGCGCTATCTCAACGCCTTGCTTGCGGTATAACAAAAAAGCTGTGACAAAAAACACCAAACAGATTATCAATGCAATAAGAAAGTATCCCATTGCATGCAGCATATTGGCATCAAACATCTCCCTAAAACTGCCCACCAATCCCAGAGGGAAAGCAAACACCAACAAAATTGTATAAGGCGACACAGTGAGTAAAACACGATTCAAAATGACCACAGGCACCAATCTATGAACCAGATAAGAAAATGCCATTGGCCCAAAAATAAACACCACCAAGCGTATGAGATAAGTTTCCCAATCTAAACCAACTTCGGCTATAGGCTTAATAAGCAAGGCTAAACTCAAATTAATAGGCAACAGCAAGGTTGTGGTAATGGTCATTGCCATCGCTTGAATATGATCAAATCCTAAGGCTCGAACGATAGCCGGCGTAGCAAATAGTGAACCGGTCGCGGCAATGGCTAACATAGCCAGCAGCAAATCATCACTCATAGGAAGAAAATACGATAAGCCAAGTACCAACACCATGAAAAAAAGCGAGTGAAGCAAGGCATAAAGCCACACGGACAAACGACTCAATCGACGCATGAGTTCACTCTGTTTGATACTCAACAGGGTAAGAGTCATCAAACTAAATAGCACATAAGGGAGATAAGGAAATACCCAAGCAGAAACACGAGGAAAGAAAAAACCTACCAAGGCAAAGAAAAACATAAAAGGCAACGAATAACGCACTAAAAAGGACAACATCAACATCCCTTACTTTGTCGCCCTGAAAATGGTTACGTTTTGACGCTATTTTTTCGAGCCACAATAGAATTTATTATTTTCTGGTAACTCAGCCATTTCCAATGGCCAACCCTGTCGTGCTTGATCAAATTTGGCCCGTAGGGCAATCAACTCAGCCTGCTTTTCAGCAGTCAAACGGGCTTCCTTCCTTCGTTGATTTACTTTGGGAAACAATATCAGATTATCCTTCATAAATTATCTCTATTAATACATTGTCTGGATATCTATCGACACTCTATGGATAATCTTTAGCATACGCAAACACAACGCAAATGAGCAGACTATGAAATTTTTAATCTCACCAGCAAAAACACTGGATCTAACATCAACGCCAAGTTCTGATGAGTTCAGCGTGCCTGAATTAACGCAGGAATCTAAATTACTGATCAAACAATTACAAGACTATACACCAGCTGACATTGCCAGTCTTATGAAATTAAGCGACAAATTGTCCACATTAAACGTGTCTCGTTACCAAGCATGGCAAGAAGAACATAACCCGGACAACAGTCGTCCTGCCGTTTTCACCTTTATGGGAGATGTCTACACTGGATTGGATGCCTATTCATTAAGTCAAGATGACTTACAATATGCTCAGCAAAATCTGCGCATCCTAAGCGGCTTGTACGGTGTTTTAAAACCACTGGACCTGATGCAAGCCTACCGTCTTGAAATGGGCACTAAACTCAACAATGATCGTGGTAGTAATCTATATCAGTTCTGGGGAGACATTATCGTCGACAAACTAAATGACGAATTAACCAATGACGAGCTGTTGGTGAATCTTGCTTCCAATGAGTATTTCAAAGCGGTAAACAAAAAGAAATTAACGGCACGTTTGATCAGCCCAAACTTCTTGGACGAGAAAAATGGACAATTTAAAGTCATCAGTTTCTATGCCAAAAAAGCACGTGGTCTGATGGCACGTTACCTGATCGAAAATCGCTGCCAGACTGAGCAAGAATTAATCCAATTCGATGTGGCGGGTTACCGTTACGATGCCGAGCGCTCAACTGCGAATGAACCTGTCTTTATTCGACCAGAAAGTGCCCAACCGAAAAAATAGTCATTCCTAAAAACAAAAACGGAGCTTATTTCATTGCTCCGTTTTTGTTTCATTAAAAAGGTTTTCGTCCCATAGTGACTCTGTCATTGCCCCCAAAATCCTGTACGCTTTTCACACCAATGAACCCAGCACCCAACAGACAATCACGAACCGCTTGCGCTTGATCAAAACCATGTTCAAACATAAGAAAGCCACCCGCTAGAAGAAACCACTGAGCTTGCTTAACAATATGCTCAATATCTGCCATGCCCTTGTTATCTGCAACCAAGGCTGTTTTAGGTTCGAACCGAACGTCTCCTTGAGAAAGGTGCTGATCTTCAAGATCGATATAGGGCGGATTAGATACAATCAGATCATACCTACTGTCTTTTGGTATTTGTTCAAACCAGCTACTTTGCAAAAATTGAACATTATCAATGCCATTAGTCAGGGCGTTCTGCTGAGCTAAGGTAACTGCTTCAGCAATCACATCCACCCCTGTCACCTTTGCTTCGGGGCATTCTTTTGCTAAAGCCAAGGCAATCGCTCCCGTTCCTGTTCCTAAGTCCAAAACCTTTGCTTGAACTTTATCCGCTAACACCACTAATGCTTGCTCAACCAAGCATTCCGTGTCGGCTCGCGGAATCAAGGTACAAGGCGCAACCGCCAACTCCAGTGACCAGAAAGCTTGCTTACCCATGATATAAGCAATGGGCTCACCCAACTCGCGTCGTTTAAGCAAGATATCAAACTCTGCTAATTCTTGATCTGTAAGTGTTTTCTCCGGCCAAGAATAAAAATATGCAGTGGTGACATTGAGCACATGCCCTAACAATAATTGGGCATCCAACAAGGCCGTGTCGGACATAAAACGAAGGCGCTCAGAGGCGCCTTGCAGGGATTCATCTATGCGCATAGGCAAATCAATTATCACCGCTTAGTGTGGCAAGCTGTTCTGCTTGGAACTCGTTTACCAAAGGGTTAACCAACACATCCAAATCCCCGGTAACAATTTCATCCAACTTGTATAAAGTCAGGTTAATACGGTGATCTGTAACACGCCCTTGAGGATAGTTGTAGGTACGGATACGTTCCGAACGATCACCACTGCCTACCAGAGATTTGCGCGCTTCGGATTGTTCACTGGCGGCTTTTTCTTGTTCTGCTGCCAACAATCGAGATGCCAACAGAGACATGGCCTTGGCACGGTTTTTATGTTGCGAACGCTCATCCTGACATTCAACGACCACGCCAGTTGGAATATGCGTAATACGAATCGCCGAATCGGTTTTGTTAACGTGCTGACCACCCGCGCCTGACGCTCGAAAGGTATCAATACGCAAGTCTGCTTTATTAATATCAATGGCTTCCACTTCATCCATTTCCGGCATGATAGCAACCGTACAAGCTGAGGTATGAATACGACCTTGTGACTCTGTGGCAGGCACACGCTGTACACGATGTGCGCCAGATTCAAACTTTAATTTAGAGTATGCGCCATCACCCACAATTCGTGCGATGATTTCTTTATAACCACCGTGTTCACCTTCGCTAGCACTGACAATTTCCACTTTCCAACGTTGGGTTTCTGCGTACCGTGAATACATACGAAATAAGTCACCAGAAAAAATAGAAGCTTCATCCCCACCCGTTCCAGCACGAACTTCTAAGAAAACATTACGAGAATCATTTGGGTCTTTTGGCAGCAATAGCTTCTGCAGGGTGAGTTGCAATTCTTCTTGTTGCTCTTGACCCGCCTTCATTTCTTCCACACCCATTTCTTTAATATCCGGATCCGAATCCGTCATCATGAGCTCCGCTTCTTCAATGTTTTCCAACACTT
The window above is part of the Marinomonas sp. THO17 genome. Proteins encoded here:
- the argH gene encoding argininosuccinate lyase, which gives rise to MTDANKTTNQQWGGRFSEPVDAFVARFTASVEFDQRMAKQDIQGSIAHGKMLASVGVLTEEERDQIIQGLTEIEGEIERGEFQWSIELEDVHMNIEARLTQKIGITGKKLHTGRSRNDQVATDIRLYMRDEVDFLLEEITRLQQGILSLAEKEAATIMPGFTHLQTAQPVTFGHHLMAWYEMMQRDYERLIDCRKRINILPLGAAALAGTTYPIDRNMTADLLGFERPTYNSLDSVSDRDFAIEFTSTASIIMMHLSRWAEELVMWASAQFNFIFLPDRFCTGSSIMPQKKNPDVPELVRGKTGRVYGHLMGLLTLMKSQCLAYNKDNQEDKEPLFDTVDTLKGSLRSFADMIPAIESRKEHMYEAARRGFSTATDLADYLVRQGVAFRDAHEIVGKAVGYGVQEGKDLSEMTLEELQSFGDMIQQDVFEVLTLEGSVAARDHVGGTAPAQVLKAVERAKSELAAR
- the hemC gene encoding hydroxymethylbilane synthase, with product MKEKLVIATRESQLALWQANNVKAKLESLYPELTVELLGMTTKGDQILDSPLSKIGGKGLFVKELETALLDGRADIAVHSMKDVPMAFPEGLDLAVICEREEPTDAFVSNQYQQLDELPAGAIVGTSSLRRSCQLKMQRPDLLIKDLRGNVNTRLRKLDEGEYDAIILATAGLIRLDMPHRIAQKIPTEVSLPAGGQGAMGIECRNDDQATIKMLMPLQHEETALRVTAERALNKRLNGGCQAPIACFAVLEGMELWLRGLVGSPDGKHMIQSEIRGPKKEAKQLGITLAETLLEKGADKILADIYH
- a CDS encoding uroporphyrinogen-III synthase; the encoded protein is MSQCHILITRPQPENQLSCERVKQQGWQAVPLPMLNIEAIKDPAQVALIRSQIFNIDEYKYVIFVSKNAARLACEWLDECWPMLPIGINWIGIGQGTTQSLLAGGVPAIANPGHTSEALLDWLKPVKMRNEKVLIIRGLGGRPELGQQLQDRGAKVSYLSLYERRKPTYYAQTFFMLPDIDLIWVTSGESLTHLTDYANAHKPEWKSLPILTPSARVNQIAQELGWNKATNANGADDNSLIKATEIQTGK
- a CDS encoding uroporphyrinogen-III C-methyltransferase, producing MTDKKIESTELDTTENTASTTVNEDNKTDSASISSTATNDQDASINTNTAGQANNASKIGSSIAVYLSLTISVAALAASAWLYYQSQISTVKQELTQLSQQQSELATQVDSAQNTKTQFEQLARQVIESQKSAQKNTQQLAQQQNAQNDKIQSLEAKLQRLNNTTKEDWKLAESEYLIRLANQRLLLEADSKGAIALLTNADDILRELQDPIVFETRKALAKDIQTLNAISQFDLEGRYLQLSALYDSVTDLPQREASKEWQATQQQDEVTKTNNSNPFTSGIKSFWQSLRSLVVINYDNKPIKALLPPTEYQKLISGLQLQLDVAQVSLLKGESVIYHQALSRVAQAVTEHFDTQANKVVTFLASLTELQQLEPSPKLPLPRASLVEIKSLMKAWNQEQSELKLVETDNKVDESVSKTNQASSQQTTSEGVTQ
- a CDS encoding heme biosynthesis HemY N-terminal domain-containing protein; this encodes MRKLLFLLVIMMAVGGVLGLLMRQDTGYVLIAFNGVTLETSIWVLFAAMIVSLFVLSWIKRILFITLRPSNSLAKITGNLALKRASRNTIRGLLELVGGNWNRAEKLLTNSADKVPYPLINYIGAAYAASEQDEHERSKSLLRSAHQSTPEAEFAIGFAQSQLQLKQEHYEGALASLLRLHKLKPKHKQVLKMLVSVYTKLKDWDALLALTPTLKKDGIFDEDNMLELESNAFLALLDKIKFRNKLGQSGKELVSEVETLWNKLDTLSQDDRMRQLYAQTLLHFGDDNKAEHFIRNSLNHRWSDDLIYEYGNLKQGNMKKLLANCEVWLKREPASANLYLVAGRLSQTMMLWGKAKDYYEQALALDGQSEALAELSRLLEAMGDIKASQNLMMINLNQASNQLKPLPLPNHH
- a CDS encoding PAS domain-containing methyl-accepting chemotaxis protein yields the protein MRNNTPVTDQERRFEVNEKLVSTTDLKGKILHCNDAFIKISGFSKEELIGSPHNIVRHPDMPVEAFQVMWDTLKQGKAWMGLVKNRCKNGDFYWVDAYVTPVTENGKVIGYESVRTSPKREDVVRAEKRYKSIREGKRAFAHPLLNWQFILPLIIVVCAALAASQNTYLGLSLLLLASLVGNALFWKHQRDLKIQLKKRLSSAFMHPLAAVTYSDEAMSIAQLEVGAKSMMSRIDAVLTRFEDESLKVSEQSRVGLALTQETTKGMVSQQHETQDVAAAMQQMTSTIGDVSLNVQATAESAKSSLQAAQSGQVQITQVQTSIEDLSDTVNNISATVQDLANHSEKIAEVAQVIDQIAEQTNLLALNAAIEAARAGEHGRGFAVVADEVRQLAMRTQGSTQDIHKIIETLRAGAASSVSIAGQGKQDAEHGLQKIVQMAQAFEEIVASVSNITDMSIQMSAAVEQQSQVSEDVNRQVVRISDLAEESAENSQRSSDSIRLLQKVAEDMHELVIRFK
- the yaaA gene encoding peroxide stress protein YaaA; its protein translation is MKFLISPAKTLDLTSTPSSDEFSVPELTQESKLLIKQLQDYTPADIASLMKLSDKLSTLNVSRYQAWQEEHNPDNSRPAVFTFMGDVYTGLDAYSLSQDDLQYAQQNLRILSGLYGVLKPLDLMQAYRLEMGTKLNNDRGSNLYQFWGDIIVDKLNDELTNDELLVNLASNEYFKAVNKKKLTARLISPNFLDEKNGQFKVISFYAKKARGLMARYLIENRCQTEQELIQFDVAGYRYDAERSTANEPVFIRPESAQPKK
- the prmC gene encoding peptide chain release factor N(5)-glutamine methyltransferase; amino-acid sequence: MRIDESLQGASERLRFMSDTALLDAQLLLGHVLNVTTAYFYSWPEKTLTDQELAEFDILLKRRELGEPIAYIMGKQAFWSLELAVAPCTLIPRADTECLVEQALVVLADKVQAKVLDLGTGTGAIALALAKECPEAKVTGVDVIAEAVTLAQQNALTNGIDNVQFLQSSWFEQIPKDSRYDLIVSNPPYIDLEDQHLSQGDVRFEPKTALVADNKGMADIEHIVKQAQWFLLAGGFLMFEHGFDQAQAVRDCLLGAGFIGVKSVQDFGGNDRVTMGRKPF